DNA from Brachionichthys hirsutus isolate HB-005 chromosome 3, CSIRO-AGI_Bhir_v1, whole genome shotgun sequence:
ctttatttctttcatcaGTCCATGATTGAACCCTGGAATAATACACACTTATGTAagtgtgtatatacagtatatatatatatatgtaaatctTCTAACAGCAGTTTTCACTGTGGTACTAGTTACATGtgataaaataaaggaaacgtACCATTTTCTGTCCTGTTGATGTGTTCAAAGAGTGTAAATAATACACGCGTCTCACTCTCATTCATTTAATGGCGCTAAATACGCTACAAAGTGAGTTCAACCAGACAAATGAAAttcaaagttgtttttttaatatgttgTAGAAACAACTCAAATAGCGTAAAAACAAAACCGAGCGTTTCAGCATCGTCCGCAAGACGTCCCGCTTGGGCCtcgttgacctttgaccccgacGGGGGTCACACTAGTGGGACTTGACCCTCTCCTCACAGCGAGGGCCGGAGAACGGCGAGCGACAGCGGCATTTGTTGGGAGAAATGCACTTCCCTCCGTTCAAACAGGGCCGACTGCACACAGCtacagaaaaaacacacaattacaaCGGaattattcataaaataaactTTGCACGGCTTCTGACGGTTTATTACCAACGGGTCTGGGCTCACCTGTATGACAGGCTCCGCCCAGCCACCCCTCCGGGCAGCTGCAGATTCCCGGCGCCACGCAGATCCCCCCATTCCTACAGCCTTGGGGACAGATGGCTGCGTGGACAACAAACCACGGACACACGATCAGCTTACAGGGAGCGGATCGGGAGTTTAGGCGACGGACGAATATCTGAACATCCTGAACATCCCGGGGTGTTAATGGGGCGATCGGACGTGGTCGTCAACGCACCCTCCTGGCATTCGGAGCCGGTCCAGCTCGAGGGGCAGATGCACTTGGCCACCCCGTTGACGGCGACGCATCCGCCTCCGTTCCAGCATCCCCCGTCACACGCCACTGCCGAAAGACAGACGCGGTCGCGTCGGTTAGCGGCGATAGCTGTAGCAGACCCGCTCCAGCTGCTTCGACGGGTACTTAATCCTAAATGACATCAACTTACAAAAAAATAGATGTATGATGGACCACAAGCACAGATTTAATTCACTGCAAGCTCACCTTGGTGACAATATCTTCCTCCGAATCCAGCAGGACATCTGCACTTCCCCGGGCGAAGACACACTCCTCCATTCTTACATTTGGGGTGACAGTTGGCTGCGAGAACAAACACGGATGTGCATTTAAAACATCACCGCAGTTCTTTATGTGCACCGTTAAAGGTTATTATGACGAGCAGCGTTCTCCTCTCATGTTATAAAATGAGCATTTTATGTCTTAAAACTCAGAGACGTGGCTATTCTTTGATGATTTTGATTTAGTTGTCACATTTCTCAATGTAACAGATAAATAATACATGAGATGCTCTTTAGAAGTCAAACATGtctgtttaatattttaattttaagcaCTAATACTTTTACTTCTACAGGAGGATGTGAACATTAGATTTCACCATATAttataaaaacgtttttttttaaaataagcctaattatatttatttgcatttaaaaggATAATGGAAGCGGTCCACGTCACCGTGCTGGCAGCTCTCTCCTTCGTAGCCGCTCCCGCAGAGGCAGGTGTTGTTGCGGATGCAGATTCCGGCGTGTTCGCACGGAGGCTCGCACGCCGCGTTCGGGTCAAAGACGAACCCGACCGCGACACCCCGCGGCGGGTCCGAACCGGCGGCGCAGAGGGCCAGCAGGGAGGCCAAAAACACAGCTGAGCCGAGCCGCATGATGCGCGCAGTCAGTGGCGGAGAGGCTCGAACAGACACCGCGGACCGAGGCGGAGAGAGTGGGAAGCTGCGCCCAGGTTAGAgctgtggtggggggggagtgtCCGGGTGGGGGGAGGCTGTGGGTCGGTAACTTTCAAAGTGGTCTCAAACACCGGAGCTCTAAGGGGGAGATAAATTCAACATggttcacttttgttttattaaatacGTTTTCACGAATCACATCGCCAACGTTAGCCCCCAAGCTAGCTACGTTAGCAGTTCACAGTTTACTTATATGCAGCTAGCTACGTTAGCAGTTCACAGTTTACTTATGTGCAGCTAGCTACGTTAGCAAGTTACTTGTATGTAGCTAGCTACGTTAGCAGTTTACTTATATGTAGCTAGCTACGTTAGCAGTTCGCTGTTTACTTATatgcagctagctagctagttcGGCTAAGTGATGCTAGCTAATTTAACTAGCATCGATGATGACCTTTGacattctgctgtttttttaaaataattaattgtttGAGTCATTTTGGTTGCGCTCATTTTTATTacactctgagtgcttttcgagttgCTTATTATTTGTTATTGTTTAATTTGCGTTTTTTGGTTGACATGAAAGGAAAATGCATTTGATTGAAAATTATTTTACACTTGATCGTTATAATCAGGCTTGATTTTGGCTTATAAAGATAAAAGTGGTGAAAAATATTGATGTATAACATTTTatggcagttttttttattgaaaaagcGAACAACTAAATGTATTTACTTTCAAAAAATTAATTGACATCCtagacattaaaaaaacaactccgTATATTactattcatatttaataaaaaatcaCATTCGTTCTTTAATATTGTTAACAAtatagtatataatatatattaatgGAAGTTTTAGAAGGCCTGTCGGCTAACGAGGGTTCATTAGCAGGATCTTCTTCTTTTACCACACCAAATCCAAATGACGCCTCTCGAAAGTTCGGTCGGTCCAAATGCATCAAACTGAAACCACAAGATAAGAGGAAGGCGGTCGGACCAGTGGACGGAACAAAAAGCTTTGCTGAAGCCATATTTCAAGAAAGCCAGGCGAGTGCTTGGAGAACACGCGTGGAAAAGCCATTTCCTGTTACCTGGCGAGAGgaagtgtggggggggagggaaggCCTGCTGTGATGGCAATAACACGACCAGATCCAGGGCGGCTAACAGGAAAGCAGCTTTCCATATGAGCCCAGCTGCTCCCGCTGACAGATGTAACTTaatcttttttccattttaaaaccCAAGAGCCTCCAAACCATATTTGTCTCAATTCTACCGAAGC
Protein-coding regions in this window:
- the seraf gene encoding von Willebrand factor D and EGF domain-containing protein, encoding MRLGSAVFLASLLALCAAGSDPPRGVAVGFVFDPNAACEPPCEHAGICIRNNTCLCGSGYEGESCQHANCHPKCKNGGVCLRPGKCRCPAGFGGRYCHQVACDGGCWNGGGCVAVNGVAKCICPSSWTGSECQEAICPQGCRNGGICVAPGICSCPEGWLGGACHTAVCSRPCLNGGKCISPNKCRCRSPFSGPRCEERVKSH